A stretch of Methanobacterium sp. Maddingley MBC34 DNA encodes these proteins:
- a CDS encoding addiction module toxin, RelE/StbE family (PFAM: Plasmid stabilisation system protein~TIGRFAM: addiction module toxin, RelE/StbE family): protein MPYDIYLSLDLKHTLKKLEKKDKKHYLKVEKKIEQVLENPYHYKPLKGDLSGSRRVHIGSYVLIYEINELKTYILFLKYQHHDKVY, encoded by the coding sequence ATGCCTTATGATATCTATCTTTCTCTAGATCTTAAGCACACCCTTAAAAAACTGGAGAAAAAGGATAAAAAACACTATCTGAAAGTTGAAAAAAAGATAGAGCAAGTTTTAGAAAATCCTTATCACTATAAACCCCTTAAGGGAGATTTATCTGGAAGTCGTAGAGTACATATTGGTTCTTATGTTTTGATTTATGAAATTAATGAACTAAAAACTTACATTCTCTTTTTGAAATATCAACATCATGATAAAGTTTATTAA